In Microcaecilia unicolor chromosome 1, aMicUni1.1, whole genome shotgun sequence, the following are encoded in one genomic region:
- the MYC gene encoding myc proto-oncogene protein has product MPLSCSFPSRNYDYDYDMVQPYFYYEDEEENFYYSGQQQSGLQPPAPSEDIWKKFELLPTPPLSPSRRAQGGLGSLDAFMSDHLEMVTEFLGGDVVNQSFICEPDGDALTKSIVLQDCMWSGFSAAAKLVSEKLASYQAARRESSTLQQHCAGSGGGGGGGGGVDILSSSSMPSYLQDLCSSSAATECIDPSVVFPYPLSDALPKTAAAAAASTPSPAPGGDSPPFSDSDEEEEEEEDDDDDDDDDEEEEIDVVTVEKRHPGGRKPESNTHSKPHSKPHHSPLVLKRCHVPIHQHNYAASPSTKTDYPTSKRAKLDSGRVLKQISNNRKCTSPRTSDSEENDKRRTHNVLERQRRNELKLSFFALRDQIPEVANNEKAPKVVILKKATEYILSIQADEHRLIAEREQLRRKREQFKHKIEQLQNSV; this is encoded by the exons ATGCCCCTGAGCTGCAGCTTCCCGAGCAGGAATTACGACTACGATTATGACATGGTACAGCCCTACTTCTACTACGAGGACGAAGAAGAGAACTTCTACTACAGCGGGCAGCAGCAGAGCGGGCTGCAGCCGCCAGCGCCCAGCGAGGATATCTGGAAGAAGTTCGAGCTGTTGCCCACGCCGCCGCTCTCGCCCAGCCGCCGGGCGCAGGGGGGGCTGGGCAGCCTGGACGCCTTCATGTCCGACCACTTGGAAATGgtaacggagttcctgggaggcGACGTGGTGAACCAGAGCTTCATTTGCGAGCCTGACGGCGATGCCCTGACCAAGTCCATCGTGCTGCAGGACTGCATGTGGAGCGGCTTTTCGGCCGCGGCCAAGCTGGTCTCCGAGAAGCTGGCCTCGTACCAGGCGGCGCGGCGAGAGAGCTCTACCCTGCAGCAACACTGTgccgggagcggcggcggcggagggggcggaggcggggttgATATTCTTTCCAGCTCCAGCATGCCAAGCTATTTGCAAGATCTGTGCAGCAGCAGCGCCGCCACCGAATGCATCGACCCTTCTGTGGTCTTTCCTTACCCTCTGAGCGACGCCCTGCCCAAAACTGCAGCAGCTGCCGCCGCCTCCACTCCCAGCCCTGCCCCTGGAGGGGATTCTCCGCCCTTCAGCGACTCAG atgaggaggaggaggaggaggaagatgatgatgatgacgatGACGACGATGAGGAAGAAGAAATTGATGTTGTCACAGTGGAGAAGCGACATCCTGGAGGGAGGAAACCTGAATCTAACACACATTCAAAGCCACACAGTAAACCACACCACAGCCCCCTTGTCCTCAAGCGGTGCCATGTCCCCATCCATCAGCACAATTATGCTGCCTCACCCTCAACCAAAACAGACTACCCAACTTCAAAAAGAGCAAAGCTGGACAGTGGCAGAGTTCTCAAACAGATCAGCAACAACAGAAAATGCACAAGTCCCAGAACATCAGACTCTGAAGAAAATGACAAGAGACGGACACACAATGTCTTGGAGCGTCAGAGGAGGAATGAGCTTAAGCTGAGCTTCTTTGCACTGCGTGATCAGATACCAGAGGTAGCCAACAATGAAAAGGCCCCCAAAGTTGTTATCCTCAAAAAGGCCACAGAATACATTCTCTCTATTCAGGCAGATGAACACAGACTGATTGCCGAGAGAGAGCAATTGAGGAGGAAAAGAGaacaatttaaacataaaattgaaCAGCTACAGAACTCTGTATAA